In Alteracholeplasma palmae J233, a single genomic region encodes these proteins:
- a CDS encoding ATP-binding cassette domain-containing protein — MLNIKDLVIKDYQHDITLVDRLFFTLNKNDKIAIIGSEGSGKSTLLKVLYGNIPSYIEVTGDIIRPNVIFYMEQNIKNQYQAYTVNQYLYEENKYNNYTNIHKIVNQFKLNYDEIKDRKINTFSGGERVKIGLIKALLINPDVFLLDEPSNDIDFETINIIEDFLIKTEIPVIFISHDQRLLENVATGIIHLEHTNKRMIAKTTFLNIDYKTYKEHYLNNFSHQLIKARKQRSDYKNKIEKFRQIYQKVEYKQNQAVRNPGAASILKKKIHVLKSQEKRYIKEKENFLDIPEKEEAMNIFFDDNLRINAQKSILSLRLNALSLPDGINIRNINLEVMAKDKIVIFGKNGIGKTTLMNFIYKKLISEDIKVGYLTQDYLDILDENMTVVNFLINNQNKYDQSKIRQILGTLGLRKNEMTNKIKNISEGTKLKVMLLLLVSNSYEVLLLDEPTRNISPINQDEIYGIIFTI, encoded by the coding sequence ATGTTAAACATAAAAGATTTAGTTATTAAAGACTATCAACATGACATTACTTTAGTTGATCGTCTGTTTTTCACACTGAATAAAAACGATAAAATCGCTATTATAGGTAGCGAAGGAAGTGGAAAATCCACTTTATTAAAAGTATTATATGGTAATATACCATCATATATTGAAGTTACTGGAGACATTATAAGACCTAATGTTATTTTTTACATGGAACAAAATATAAAGAACCAATATCAAGCATATACAGTAAATCAATATTTATATGAAGAAAATAAATATAACAACTATACTAATATTCATAAAATAGTTAATCAATTTAAGCTTAATTATGATGAAATTAAAGATAGAAAAATAAATACTTTTTCTGGGGGAGAAAGAGTTAAAATTGGCCTCATTAAAGCTTTGTTAATAAATCCAGATGTTTTCTTACTAGATGAACCATCTAATGATATTGATTTTGAAACAATCAATATCATAGAAGACTTTCTTATAAAAACTGAAATACCTGTAATATTTATTTCGCATGATCAAAGATTGTTAGAAAATGTCGCTACTGGAATTATTCATCTAGAACATACAAATAAAAGAATGATTGCGAAGACAACGTTTTTAAATATTGATTATAAGACGTATAAAGAACACTATTTGAACAACTTTTCTCACCAACTCATAAAAGCTAGAAAGCAAAGATCTGATTATAAAAATAAAATAGAAAAATTCAGACAAATTTACCAAAAAGTTGAATACAAACAAAATCAGGCAGTTAGAAACCCTGGTGCCGCAAGTATTCTAAAAAAGAAAATACATGTTTTAAAATCACAAGAAAAAAGATATATAAAAGAAAAAGAAAACTTCCTTGATATTCCTGAAAAAGAAGAGGCTATGAATATATTTTTTGATGATAATTTAAGAATCAATGCACAAAAAAGTATTTTAAGCTTAAGACTAAATGCTTTATCACTTCCAGATGGAATAAATATTAGAAATATCAATTTAGAAGTTATGGCAAAAGATAAAATAGTAATTTTTGGTAAAAATGGTATAGGAAAAACAACTTTAATGAATTTCATTTATAAAAAATTAATAAGTGAAGACATAAAAGTAGGATACTTAACACAAGACTATTTAGACATATTAGATGAGAATATGACAGTAGTAAATTTTTTAATTAATAACCAAAATAAGTATGATCAATCTAAAATTAGACAAATTCTTGGAACGCTTGGGCTTAGAAAAAATGAAATGACCAATAAAATAAAAAACATAAGTGAAGGAACAAAATTAAAAGTGATGTTATTATTACTTGTTTCTAATTCATACGAAGTACTTTTACTAGATGAACCAACAAGAAACATATCACCTATTAATCAAGATGAGATATATGGAATTATTTTTACAATTTAA
- a CDS encoding DUF3781 domain-containing protein encodes MKKLIENLDKLHTTELGKIRILRNLEIENTDVVGYCKTIIKDPLSTITEKGKNFYISKADITLTVNKHSYTIITAHKKK; translated from the coding sequence GTGAAAAAATTGATAGAAAACCTAGATAAGTTACATACAACAGAATTAGGAAAAATAAGAATTTTAAGAAATCTTGAAATTGAAAATACTGATGTAGTAGGATACTGTAAAACAATTATTAAAGATCCATTAAGCACAATAACAGAAAAAGGTAAAAACTTTTATATATCAAAAGCTGATATAACACTTACTGTCAATAAACATTCTTATACAATCATCACTGCACACAAGAAAAAATAA
- a CDS encoding transcription repressor NadR has protein sequence MTGQERRDKILLLLNNSENELSANFIAKKLNVSRQVIVGDIALLRATGHSILAKPKGYILDNINSDYKKYQIIVKHSFEETLTELEILVKNNIIIYDVTINHPSYGLLKGELNIKTNDDITQFIKSKPNLLSSLTDGIHVHTLLYKDQEDLDKALKELNLKGFIYND, from the coding sequence ATGACTGGTCAAGAACGAAGAGACAAAATTTTATTATTACTTAATAATAGTGAAAATGAATTGAGTGCTAATTTTATCGCTAAAAAACTAAATGTTTCCAGACAAGTAATTGTAGGTGATATCGCCCTTTTAAGAGCTACAGGACATTCTATTCTAGCCAAACCAAAAGGTTATATTCTAGATAATATAAATAGTGATTATAAAAAGTATCAAATCATTGTAAAACATAGTTTTGAAGAAACCTTAACTGAATTAGAAATTCTTGTTAAAAACAACATCATTATATATGATGTAACAATCAATCATCCTTCTTATGGATTATTAAAAGGTGAACTCAATATTAAAACTAATGATGATATCACTCAATTTATCAAAAGTAAGCCTAATCTTCTTTCTTCTCTTACAGATGGTATTCATGTGCATACCCTCTTGTATAAAGATCAGGAAGATTTAGATAAAGCATTAAAAGAACTGAATCTTAAAGGATTTATTTACAATGACTAA